The following proteins are co-located in the Lagenorhynchus albirostris chromosome 2, mLagAlb1.1, whole genome shotgun sequence genome:
- the SMPDL3B gene encoding acid sphingomyelinase-like phosphodiesterase 3b yields the protein MRLPELLIFLAHWGVTKAAQAQGSLDSLHTQARGETCTEQGLRASAGKFWHVSDLHLDPDYEVSGDPLQVCPSAGSQPVPNAGPWGNYLCDSPWILINSSIYTMKEIEPQPDFILWTGDDTPHVPNENLGEEAVLQIVENLTKLIREAFPGTKVYAALGNHDFHPKNQFPAGSNNIYNRVAELWRPWLSYESIALFKEGAFYSEKLPGPSAAGRIVVLNTNLYYSNNEQTAGMADPGQQFQWLDDVLTNASRAGEMVYIIGHVPPGFFEKTRNKAWFREGPNQQYLKVVRKHHRVIAGQFFGHHHTDSFRMFYDDAGVPISVMFLTPGVTPWKTTLPGVANGANNPAIRLFEYDRDTLSLQDMETHFLNLSQANALGAPRWELEYRVTRAYGVPDAGARSMHAALGRIASDQDALQRYYVYNSVSYDTLACDEACQTEHVCALREVAFDGYAACLRAPAVAPAPRLALLLVALLGLRTLLVP from the exons ATGAGGCTGCCCGAGCTGCTGATTTTCCTGGCCCACTGGGGAGTCACCAAGGCTGCACAAG cccagggTTCCCTTGACTCCCTCCACACCCAGGCTCGGGGAGAGACCTGCACTGAGCAGGGTCTCCGCGCCTCTGCAGGGAAGTTCTGGCACGTCTCTGACCTGCACCTTGACCCGGACTACGAGGTGTCTGGAGACCCCCTCCAGGTGTGCCCATCCGCTGGCTCCCAGCCGGTGCCCAATGCGGGCCCCTGGGGCAACTACCTCTGCGATTCTCCCTGGATCCTCATCAACTCCTCTATCTACACCATGAAGGAGATCGAGCCACAGCCAGATTTCATCCTCTGGACTGG CGATGACACGCCCCACGTGCCCAACGAGAACCTGGGAGAGGAGGCCGTGCTGCAAATTGTGGAGAACCTGACCAAGCTCATCAGAGAGGCCTTTCCAG gTACTAAAGTCTATGCAGCTTTGGGAAATCATGACTTTCACCCCAAAAACCAGTTCCCGGCTGGAAGCAACAATATCTACAATCGGGTAGCAGAGCTGTGGCGACCCTGGCTCAGTTACGAATCCATCGCTCTCTTCAAAGAAG GTGCCTTCTATTCTGAGAAACTGCCGGGGCCAAGCGCGGCTGGGCGAATCGTGGTCCTCAACACCAATCTGTACTATAGCAACAACGAGCAGACGGCCGGCATGGCCGACCCTGGCCAGCAGTTCCAGTGGCTGGACGATGTGCTGACCAATGCGTCCCGAGCTGGGGAAATG GTGTACATTATCGGCCATGTGCCCCctgggttctttgagaagacgcGGAACAAAGCGTGGTTCCGGGAGGGCCCCAACCAGCAGTACCTTAAAGTGGTCCGGAAGCATCATCGAGTCATTGCAGGGCAGTTCTTTGGGCACCACCACACCGACAGCTTTCGGATGTTCTATGATGATGCAG GTGTCCCCATCAGTGTCATGTTCCTTACACCTGGGGTCACCCCATGGAAAACCACGTTACCTGGAGTGGCCAACGGAGCCAACAATCCAGCCATCCGGCTGTTTGAATACGACCGAGACACACTGAGCCTGCAG GACATGGAGACCCACTTCTTGAACCTGAGCCAGGCGAACGCGCTGGGGGCACCGCGCTGGGAGCTCGAGTACCGGGTGACCAGGGCCTACGGCGTGCCCGACGCAGGCGCCCGCTCTATGCACGCGGCGCTGGGCCGCATCGCCAGCGACCAGGACGCGCTGCAGCGCTACTACGTCTACAACTCGGTCAGTTACGACACGCTGGCCTGCGACGAGGCCTGCCAAACTGAGCACGTGTGCGCGCTGCGCGAAGTGGCCTTCGACGGGTATGCCGCCTGCCTGCGCGCCCCCGCCGTCGCGCCCGCGCCCCGCCTCGCGCTCCTGCTGGTGgcgctgctgggcctgcgcacgCTGCTTGTGCCGTGA